GTCAAATAGTTTGAACGGCAAGGCGAGATGTAAAGATAGGTTTGCCAGTAAGCTCGGCATATTAGTGCAGATTCGCTTCAGAAAAAAAATCTCCATGAATGTTCTGCACAAGCTAACTGTTTGTGATATTATTACATTTTTTGGGAAATTGATGGGGTCCTCGGTCCATCCGCTTGCTTTTGAGTCTGAAATTCAATATCAATAGCCCGTCTTTTCAATGCCGCTCTTCGGTTCCGCCAGTGGCGGCGTGGTCTATGCAACGAGGCATCTGTCATGAAACACCTGGTTTTGATCTTCGCACTTGTGCTGCTTGGGGCTTGTGCCCATCAGCGGCCGGATCCTGCGCCGGCCGCCGACACCTTGTCTCCGCGAGGGGAACTCCAGCAGTTCCTCCAGGGGTACACTGAGGCATTCAACAGCAGGGACCTCTCCAGAATTCTCGCATTGTACGCCGAGGATGTGGATGTACGACTATCCGGTCCGGATGGAGGGTATCGCCTCGACAAAGAAGGCCTGAATGCAGCCTTCAAGCTCAAACAGACGGTGTGGAGCGAACAGCGGCTCCGCTTGGGCGAACCGATACTGGCGGATTTTTCACAGGCTCCGGTCGGCTATCTCGTCGTCGGGGAATGGCCGGTGCAATCAAAATCCTGGTCAGGCACCTATCAATGCGCCATGGTCGTGGTGAAGCGCGAGGGGAGGTGGCTCATCCTTCGCGAAGCAGCGTCGGAAGATTCTTTGTGACAGGTTGCCAGAATATCAGATAAACGGCCATGCCCGTCGTTTGCAGAAATGGGCGCCAGTCAGGTGTTCTCGGGACCCTCTTTGTGGTTGCGTTGTGTATTCTGGCGGCATGGGGGGGGCCTTTGCGCAAAACATCCGCCTGGGCAGGAACCTGGGAGGAATCCCGCATACGCACGGCGCGGGAATTGCTTGCCGCCGGTTTTCTGCGCAGTAGTTACACCATGTACGCAAACATCCTTTCGCGTAGCACGAACCCGGCGGTCCGCTCCCAGTCCCTGGAAGTCATGGCAGCCATCGCCTGGAAACTGGGCAAGGATGGGCATGCAAGGGAGTTGCTCGACAAGGCCGACATGGAGCGTGGCGTATCCGGATCGCCAAGGACCGGAGCATACGAAGGCGGCGTTCGCCAACACTACGAGGGGGTAAACGCAGGCGGGGACATTCGGGTCCTTCTGGCCAGGAATGCGGTTCTGAACGTACGATTTGTCGGACCGTGTGTGGATTCTGGCGCCATAGTCCTGCCTCGCGGCGAATACGAAGTGTCGGCAAAGCACGGCCATATATACTTTGGAGGCCGTTCGGCCGGGACTATGCTGCAGTGCGCTCCGTCGGACGGCGTGTTCGAATATGGCGGCCGCGTCTACCCTGGAGCCGTAAGGCTTATGGTGGACAATGATTCGGCGTTGCTGGTCAACCTCGTACCGCTGGAGACTTACCTCCGGGGCGTGGTGCCGGCCGAGATGCCGGCCAGCTGGAATGGGAATGCCCTGA
This genomic interval from Oceanidesulfovibrio indonesiensis contains the following:
- a CDS encoding YybH family protein, yielding MKHLVLIFALVLLGACAHQRPDPAPAADTLSPRGELQQFLQGYTEAFNSRDLSRILALYAEDVDVRLSGPDGGYRLDKEGLNAAFKLKQTVWSEQRLRLGEPILADFSQAPVGYLVVGEWPVQSKSWSGTYQCAMVVVKREGRWLILREAASEDSL